One segment of Trichoplusia ni isolate ovarian cell line Hi5 chromosome 9 unlocalized genomic scaffold, tn1 tig00003177_group8, whole genome shotgun sequence DNA contains the following:
- the LOC113506307 gene encoding suppressor protein SRP40-like: MTNLDVSNSSTDSSSGSTSDSSSSGSSSTSSGSGSSSSDSESSTSDTPATTIAPPAPKSPVKVEEPKKKEEPKPRRPSKAKISSSSDDEPPKFLQKAKLHREFLLVQRLRNQSQKTIPKAQPKPDTGTLKKKSIFSPDNSSESESESKSSTNKSPKASPRPKRGSRKSSDEKDNSPVTTADNDDSNSKDNAKRKSVNRLNGPPPKKSIEDKSASSCTSSQSSVESVSSDSESEPTPKKDPIKTGKTKPPSSATKETRDQASKSGDSGDSPVATMPRKLTRSLSARVSRLAAASRRTNTDTDSEADDKSNDKNSASNSNSNSNSNNSSNNKDIKKNIKGRAPPARSPVVLPMPQEPAQQRCPVRGCDSSGHLGGKSSRHMTWDACPLYHNVTGAWCVAAGEERAAAAAARRRALQLLQQRPRAMPTLEQRAYQLKVKDMRSKWKGSQELREKLAASGNEEMTEDREPILEGFAPDYDLRLFREAQALAAIKIEEELGDIPTDKGTR, translated from the exons CGACACCCCAGCAACCACTATTGCACCACCAGCACCAAAATCACCTGTAAAAGTTGAAGAGCCGAAGAAGAAAGAGGAACCAAAACCACGAAGACCATCAAAAGCAAAGATATCATCATCAAGTGATGATGAACCTCCTAAA TTCTTGCAAAAGGCAAAACTGCACAGAGAATTTCTTCTGGTGCAAAGACTCCGAAACCAATCCCAAAAAACAATACCCAAGGCTCAACCAAAACCGGACACCGGCACACTTAAAAAGAAAAGCATATTCTCCCCTGACAATAGTTCCGAATCTGAATCTGAGAGTAAATCATCAACTAATAAAAGCCCTAAAGCATCACCTAGACCAAAGCGAGGTTCTAGAAAGTCTAGCGATGAGAAAGACAACTCTCCGGTGACAACAGCTGACAATGACGATTCTAATTCAAAAGATAATGCTAAGCGGAAAAGTGTTAACAGGCTGAATGGACCACCTCCAAAGAAATCTATTGAGGACAAGAGTGCATCATCATGCACTTCCAGTCAGTCTTCAGTGGAGTCTGTTTCCTCAGACAGTGAGAGTGAGCCTACACCGAAGAAGGACCCAATTAAAACTGGGAAGACAAAGCCTCCATCCAGTGCTACCAAG GAGACAAGAGACCAAGCTTCTAAGAGTGGCGATTCCGGTGATTCTCCAGTAGCCACAATGCCCAGGAAGCTGACACGGTCTCTGTCAGCGAGGGTGTCGAGATTAGCTGCAGCATCAAGACGGACCAACACTGACACTGATTCAGAAGCTGATGATAAGAGCAATGATAAGAA CAGTGCCAGCAATAGCAACAGCAAcagcaacagcaacaacagTAGTAACAACAAAGATATTAAGAAGAATATTAAGGGTCGGGCTCCGCCGGCGAGGTCGCCGGTCGTTCTGCCGATGCCACAAGAGCCGGCTCAACAACGGTGTCCTGTACGTGGCTGTGACTCCAGCGGACATCTCG GCGGCAAGTCCAGCCGGCACATGACGTGGGACGCGTGCCCGCTGTACCACAACGTGACGGGCGCGTGGTGCGTGGCGGCGGGCGaggagcgcgcggcggcggcggcggcgcggcgccgcgcgcTGCAGCTGCTGCAGCAGCGGCCGCGCGCCATGCCCACGCTCGAGCAGCGCGCCTACCAGCTCAAGGTCAAG GACATGCGGTCAAAATGGAAAGGCAGTCAAGAGTTACGTGAGAAACTGGCAGCGTCTGGCAATGAGGAGATGACGGAAGACAGGGAGCCGATCCTCGAGGGCTTTGCTCCGGACTACGATCTGAGGCTGTTCAGGGAGGCGCAGGCACTTGCCGCCATCAAGATAGAAGAGGAACTAGGGGATATACCTACAGATAAAGGGACTAGGTAA